CTAAAGAATTATATTTTAAAAATAATCCTATAATAAAATTGAAAATATCTTTGTCTCAAAATTCACTCGAAACAATTTTATTATCTAATAATTGGAATTATATTGGAAATATGATAAGCAAGAAAATATTAAATCAAGATAAATTGCAAGCTATAAAAATAAAGAATGGTCAATTCTTTATTAAAGCCTCTGAAGACAATATCACAATCAGTAACGACGAACAAATCGAAATTCAAGCAAATAAAGGTAAAATTTTTTTAAAAAGTAGATCCTATAATAAAACCTTTCAGATCCCAATTGAAGAAAAAATATATATTAAAAATGTAATTATAGAAAATAATATAATTAATGTTTATGCAAATTCATCTATTAGTTTTTAACTATTTCAGGAAATAATTAATGGTGATAATAAAATTACAATATAAAATACAATTGCTGGAGTAAATAAATAGCTATCTATTCTATCAAGAATACCTCCATGACCAGGTAAAAAATTACCTGAATCTTTTAATCCTGCATTCCGTTTCAACATCGATTCTGTAAGGTCTCCAACCAGAGAAAATAATGCGACTAAAATACCAATAAATATTCCAATAAATATTCCAAATTCCCATCTAAGTAGATATCCAAAGAAGGCTCCTATTAATATTGAAAACAATAATCCACCAATTACTCCCTCTATAGTTTTAGAAGGTGAAATTGGAGATAATAAATGATTGCCAAATTTCTTACCTACAAAATAAGATCCTATATCAAATCCAACGATCATAAAACATGTAGAAAAAGTTATTAGCATTCCAAAAGTAATAGATGACGACCAATCAGTAGGAATCAAGTTAACATTATTGGTTAGATCAGTTTCTAAAAGATTTCTTAACTTAATCCAATGACTTGGCAAGAAACCTAAATAAAATAAACCGAATATTGATGCTGCTACATCCGCAATTGAACCAGTAACAGGCTGGAGCAATAACCAACCACAGATAGCAGCGCCAGATAATGGCAAAATAGCATCTGATATTTCAATAGAAATATATCCCTGAGAAGATAATTGCGTGAAGAAAAGTAATATTTGACAGGCTAACAATGTTGTCTTAGTAGCTGGTCTTATACCAGTAAATTCTGCCATACGAAAGAACTCTAGAAGAGCTAAATGGACAATTAAACTTATTGCAATAGAAAACCACCAATCACCAAGAGAAACTATTAAAAAACCAAAAGCTCCAACTAAAAGTCCACTTAATAATCTCTTTTTCGAAACAGATAAAAACATTCAATCAA
The sequence above is drawn from the Prochlorococcus marinus str. MIT 1013 genome and encodes:
- a CDS encoding phosphatidate cytidylyltransferase, producing the protein MFLSVSKKRLLSGLLVGAFGFLIVSLGDWWFSIAISLIVHLALLEFFRMAEFTGIRPATKTTLLACQILLFFTQLSSQGYISIEISDAILPLSGAAICGWLLLQPVTGSIADVAASIFGLFYLGFLPSHWIKLRNLLETDLTNNVNLIPTDWSSSITFGMLITFSTCFMIVGFDIGSYFVGKKFGNHLLSPISPSKTIEGVIGGLLFSILIGAFFGYLLRWEFGIFIGIFIGILVALFSLVGDLTESMLKRNAGLKDSGNFLPGHGGILDRIDSYLFTPAIVFYIVILLSPLIIS